A DNA window from Pseudoalteromonas spongiae UST010723-006 contains the following coding sequences:
- a CDS encoding tetratricopeptide repeat protein, whose amino-acid sequence MLFFNIKNQAFEHPQYIQCSQCHQVAVTAHTQLKFVRFGLIPLFPFALERASYCANCSAKNVPENSQYSKVPIFHVLTKFIGTVLIILMLNWLWQQHTKAQNIEINIVNQPQINDFFFIDYSKFLKEEYYQKRVVAAKVVATENNMVTLKLGRYNYSRERDLKLSARSDNFVQKGYFFSESQTFSQQQIKDFYDDNTIYAAYRPKDLKLFGGFVVMPSNPKPLYAGFKLNKANQEGIAAYQEKDFSTAFEYFSEAADQGDSWGQYNLAKMYLAGEGTDKNRVQAGHWLTLSAKQGHSKAQQLCDEQGLCQ is encoded by the coding sequence ATGCTATTTTTTAATATAAAAAACCAAGCATTTGAACACCCGCAATATATTCAATGTAGTCAATGTCACCAAGTCGCGGTTACAGCACATACACAATTAAAGTTTGTTCGTTTTGGTTTAATTCCGTTATTTCCATTTGCGTTAGAGCGCGCTTCATATTGCGCCAATTGTAGCGCTAAAAATGTGCCTGAAAATAGTCAATATTCGAAAGTGCCGATATTTCACGTGTTAACCAAATTTATTGGTACTGTATTAATCATTTTGATGCTGAATTGGCTTTGGCAGCAGCATACTAAAGCACAGAATATTGAAATAAACATCGTTAACCAGCCGCAGATAAATGATTTCTTTTTTATTGATTACAGTAAGTTTTTAAAAGAGGAATATTATCAAAAGCGAGTTGTCGCGGCTAAAGTGGTTGCAACTGAAAATAATATGGTCACCTTAAAACTCGGTCGCTATAACTACAGTCGTGAGCGCGACCTTAAACTGTCGGCGCGCAGTGACAATTTTGTGCAAAAGGGCTATTTTTTTAGTGAAAGTCAGACTTTTAGCCAGCAGCAAATAAAAGATTTTTACGACGATAACACCATCTATGCAGCTTACCGACCTAAAGATCTAAAACTGTTCGGTGGTTTTGTTGTTATGCCGAGCAATCCAAAGCCCTTATATGCAGGCTTTAAATTGAATAAAGCAAATCAAGAAGGCATTGCCGCCTATCAGGAAAAGGATTTTTCGACAGCGTTTGAATATTTTAGTGAAGCAGCAGATCAAGGCGATAGTTGGGGACAGTATAATCTGGCAAAAATGTATTTAGCCGGTGAAGGAACAGATAAAAACAGGGTACAAGCTGGGCACTGGTTAACGTTGTCGGCTAAGCAAGGACATAGCAAAGCGCAGCAGCTGTGTGATGAGCAAGGTTTGTGTCAATAA
- a CDS encoding DUF808 domain-containing protein, which translates to MAGASLLTLIDDIATLLDDIAVMSKVAAKKTAGVLGDDLALNAQQVSGVKADRELPVVWAVAKGSFVNKLILVPLALLISAFAPFLITPLLMLGGLFLCYEGCEKVLAPWLHGKHAEQKEQQIDIHNKHYEQQKIKGAIRTDFILSAEIIVISLGTVASESFTSQLSVLSVIAILMTIGVYGLVALIVKIDDAGLLLIEQPHVWQQTIGRGLLSFAPYLMKLLAIVGTLAMFLVGGGILVHGSDFLHHLVDDLTLAINQLLNTDLSFLLPTLFNAIIGFVAGTIVVAATLLISKAKKQLRSA; encoded by the coding sequence ATGGCAGGAGCAAGCTTACTCACCCTCATAGATGATATCGCGACTTTGCTCGACGATATTGCGGTAATGAGCAAGGTAGCAGCAAAAAAAACCGCAGGTGTATTAGGTGACGACCTTGCCTTAAATGCACAACAAGTTTCTGGCGTAAAAGCCGATCGCGAGTTACCCGTTGTGTGGGCGGTCGCCAAAGGTTCCTTTGTAAATAAGTTAATATTAGTGCCATTAGCGTTACTTATCTCAGCTTTTGCACCGTTTTTAATAACGCCACTATTAATGCTTGGCGGCTTATTTTTGTGTTATGAAGGCTGTGAAAAAGTACTTGCTCCTTGGCTTCATGGTAAACATGCCGAGCAAAAAGAGCAGCAGATAGATATTCACAACAAACATTACGAGCAACAAAAAATCAAAGGCGCAATTCGCACCGATTTTATTCTCTCTGCCGAAATTATTGTTATTTCATTAGGCACAGTTGCAAGCGAAAGCTTTACCTCACAGCTATCTGTATTGAGCGTTATCGCAATACTCATGACCATAGGTGTGTATGGTTTAGTAGCGTTAATTGTGAAAATTGACGACGCAGGACTGCTATTAATAGAACAACCTCATGTTTGGCAACAGACCATTGGCCGCGGGCTGCTTTCTTTCGCCCCGTATTTAATGAAATTACTGGCAATTGTCGGCACGCTTGCAATGTTTTTAGTTGGTGGCGGTATTCTTGTTCATGGCAGTGACTTTTTACACCATCTTGTAGATGATCTCACTTTAGCAATCAATCAGTTGCTTAATACCGACCTAAGCTTTTTATTACCTACATTATTTAATGCCATTATTGGTTTTGTCGCCGGAACAATTGTAGTGGCCGCTACACTTTTGATTAGTAAAGCGAAGAAGCAACTTCGCAGCGCATAA
- a CDS encoding cation:dicarboxylate symporter family transporter, with product MKKLIDFFATKNLMLWALIGGVIFGLIFGERLAFLQPVGNGFIKLMQITIFPYIVVSLVVGLGKFEPDQVRSILLKAATVMLSLWGIGLFVIWCFAFTLPKHDAGTFFSTALISAKQEIDFVARYIPSNPFASMAEGNVPALVIFCIALGMALMGNVRKSSLLNILDVVGEGLSVISKKIVKIFPIGIFAITASSAGTMSVDQLSTLQVYLVLVILLGLFLMFVLLPMLVAALTPVKYHELIDVARNALIAAFTTGNVFITLPVITEGIKSYMHKNNIADANSDHIAEVLVPIAFTFPSLGKLTTLIFVLFAAWLTGHEATLADVPNITISALFSYFANVHIAIPYMLETVRVPADTYQLYLAMSVISAKFVSPTTVVYIVAVTFLSIFYVRKQLSYKRAKSILYFSLIGGLLPACMLAAYTVNSQLLKSSHAADDIIANMVVSDKVPEHVLNHVPKAYEDGKLSLTNISVIKKRNLLRVGYIADNVPFSYFNHNNELVGFDISLAHKLAEDLGVQVEFIPFKKPQLVEYLNKGYFDIAMSGLEINLDDIEKVLFTDPVLELKLALVTLDHRSKEFQTLEALQAHESLNFATIEYQALLGKEFERNKHYTLTNIASYRDFFANPDKYDALLISAEAGFAWTMFYPDFGVVVPEGSKAKYPTGFAVAKRHDDLANYLNSWLDIRRASGRVQEVYDYWILGKGSKPYVRRWSVIDDIILEKSDIKD from the coding sequence ATGAAGAAACTTATCGACTTTTTTGCGACTAAAAACCTCATGCTGTGGGCACTAATTGGCGGTGTCATTTTCGGTCTTATTTTTGGTGAACGGTTGGCGTTTTTACAGCCAGTTGGCAATGGCTTTATTAAGCTAATGCAAATTACAATTTTCCCGTATATTGTGGTTTCGCTGGTTGTTGGTCTTGGTAAGTTCGAACCCGATCAAGTACGCTCTATTTTACTTAAAGCGGCAACCGTCATGCTGTCGTTATGGGGGATTGGCTTATTTGTTATTTGGTGTTTTGCTTTTACATTACCTAAACACGATGCCGGTACTTTCTTTTCTACCGCGCTAATTTCCGCCAAGCAAGAAATCGATTTTGTAGCTCGTTATATCCCCTCTAACCCTTTTGCATCAATGGCTGAAGGCAATGTGCCCGCGTTAGTAATTTTTTGTATTGCTCTGGGCATGGCGTTAATGGGCAATGTGCGTAAAAGCAGTTTACTCAATATATTAGATGTTGTTGGTGAAGGGCTTTCTGTTATTTCAAAGAAAATCGTTAAGATTTTTCCAATTGGTATTTTCGCTATTACCGCAAGTTCAGCAGGCACTATGAGTGTTGACCAGCTTAGTACGTTGCAAGTGTATCTTGTGTTGGTAATTTTACTTGGCCTGTTTCTGATGTTTGTTTTGCTACCTATGCTGGTCGCGGCGCTTACACCGGTGAAATATCATGAGCTAATTGATGTTGCACGCAATGCGTTAATCGCTGCATTTACCACAGGTAATGTATTTATTACCTTACCCGTGATCACCGAAGGCATTAAAAGCTATATGCATAAAAACAATATTGCCGATGCCAATTCAGATCACATTGCCGAAGTGCTGGTACCAATTGCCTTTACGTTCCCGAGCTTAGGTAAGCTTACCACGCTCATTTTTGTATTATTTGCAGCATGGCTTACAGGCCATGAAGCAACCCTTGCTGATGTACCAAATATCACCATCAGCGCATTGTTCAGCTACTTTGCCAATGTACATATCGCAATTCCATACATGCTGGAAACCGTGCGCGTGCCAGCTGATACCTATCAGCTGTATTTGGCAATGTCAGTGATCAGCGCCAAATTTGTATCTCCAACTACTGTGGTCTATATCGTAGCTGTCACTTTTTTAAGTATTTTCTATGTGCGCAAGCAACTGAGTTATAAGCGTGCAAAAAGCATTTTATATTTTTCATTAATTGGGGGGTTATTACCCGCCTGCATGCTCGCGGCCTACACAGTTAACTCACAACTATTGAAAAGCTCACATGCCGCGGATGATATTATTGCCAACATGGTGGTAAGTGACAAAGTGCCTGAGCATGTACTAAATCATGTGCCAAAGGCATATGAAGATGGCAAGTTATCGCTTACCAATATAAGTGTAATTAAAAAACGTAATTTATTGCGCGTTGGTTACATTGCCGACAACGTACCGTTTAGCTATTTTAATCACAACAATGAGCTCGTTGGCTTTGATATTAGCTTGGCACATAAACTTGCCGAAGACTTGGGCGTACAGGTGGAGTTTATTCCATTTAAAAAGCCACAACTGGTGGAATACCTCAATAAAGGGTACTTTGATATTGCCATGTCGGGGCTGGAAATTAACCTAGATGATATCGAAAAGGTCTTGTTTACCGATCCGGTGCTTGAGCTCAAGCTTGCCTTAGTGACCCTTGACCATCGCAGTAAAGAGTTTCAAACCTTAGAAGCGCTGCAAGCCCATGAATCCCTTAACTTTGCCACCATAGAATACCAAGCGTTACTCGGTAAAGAATTTGAACGCAACAAACATTACACGCTTACCAATATTGCTAGCTATCGTGATTTTTTTGCCAACCCAGATAAGTACGATGCCTTGTTAATTAGCGCTGAAGCAGGCTTTGCTTGGACCATGTTTTATCCAGACTTTGGCGTTGTCGTTCCCGAGGGTTCAAAAGCGAAATACCCTACAGGATTTGCGGTTGCTAAACGTCACGATGACTTGGCAAATTACCTTAACTCGTGGCTCGATATTCGCCGTGCTAGTGGCAGAGTGCAAGAGGTCTACGACTACTGGATTTTAGGTAAAGGCAGTAAACCCTACGTGCGTCGCTGGTCTGTTATTGATGATATAATTCTTGAGAAATCAGATATTAAAGACTAG
- a CDS encoding MliC family protein translates to MLRHVLLLLSLVMICACNSVGSVSKSESAQTETSTKAVTMMFECENDLSFVARLEGQTLWAFLPQQTLALEPTRTASGAKYQKAADYVWLKGDNAMVNYQQTLYKNCVNNRQEAIWQDAKFRGVSFRAVGNEPGWLIEITPNVHVKYFTNYGQFETVLPYKKPIETEQSSMFELTKNQNTLLFEIINKPCTDTMSGQKFASSVRGQFNGKAFSGCGRALF, encoded by the coding sequence ATGTTAAGACATGTTTTGTTGCTTTTGAGCCTAGTGATGATCTGTGCATGTAATTCAGTTGGGTCTGTGTCAAAGAGTGAAAGTGCACAAACGGAAACATCAACAAAGGCTGTTACCATGATGTTTGAATGCGAAAATGATTTGAGCTTTGTCGCACGATTAGAAGGGCAAACTTTATGGGCGTTTTTGCCTCAGCAAACGCTCGCACTTGAGCCAACCAGAACGGCATCGGGTGCGAAATACCAAAAAGCAGCGGATTACGTTTGGTTAAAGGGTGACAATGCGATGGTGAATTACCAGCAAACACTTTATAAAAACTGTGTTAACAACCGCCAAGAAGCTATTTGGCAAGACGCAAAGTTTCGTGGTGTTAGTTTTCGCGCAGTTGGCAATGAGCCGGGTTGGTTAATTGAAATAACACCAAATGTTCACGTTAAATATTTTACTAACTACGGCCAGTTTGAGACTGTCTTACCTTATAAAAAACCGATTGAAACCGAACAAAGCAGCATGTTTGAACTAACTAAAAACCAAAACACGCTATTATTTGAGATTATTAATAAACCATGTACCGATACTATGTCTGGTCAAAAGTTTGCATCCAGCGTACGCGGTCAGTTTAACGGCAAAGCGTTCTCAGGTTGCGGTCGGGCGCTGTTTTAA
- a CDS encoding helix-turn-helix domain-containing protein, with product MLLQEKRSKVSTLIDNRAAFNSDHVQLCVYDTYQACERIPFHAEQLMFCAMHTGKKVMHHNSLQRGQEFLPGQSFIIAGGEHVEIDFPEAHLSAPTSCLTIEVDSKKVQEVAERMRLEQAYYNEQSATLQLSNNPFTQQLYQRLVDTFSENQQDREVLIDLGISELLVRMLQDRSRELVLQHCNHKIGHNGLQSAISFIKQNLTKPISIEMLCKSAGMGRSKLFLEFKRQLGCTPQAFIVEQKLTAAAAKLKQGTAVTQVCYDYGFSELSYFSRRFKKTFGCSPRTYQNQTV from the coding sequence ATGTTGTTACAGGAAAAACGCAGTAAAGTTAGCACCTTAATTGATAATCGAGCTGCATTTAATAGCGACCATGTACAACTGTGTGTTTACGATACCTATCAAGCTTGTGAGCGCATTCCATTTCATGCTGAACAATTAATGTTTTGTGCTATGCATACCGGTAAAAAAGTAATGCATCATAACAGCCTGCAACGAGGACAAGAATTTTTACCGGGACAAAGCTTTATTATTGCCGGAGGTGAACACGTTGAAATTGACTTTCCTGAGGCACATTTAAGCGCTCCGACATCATGTCTAACCATTGAAGTTGACAGTAAAAAAGTGCAGGAAGTAGCAGAGAGAATGCGATTAGAGCAAGCCTATTACAATGAGCAAAGCGCTACACTGCAGTTGAGCAATAACCCGTTTACTCAACAGCTTTATCAACGATTAGTTGACACCTTTAGCGAAAACCAGCAAGACCGAGAGGTGCTGATCGATCTTGGTATTAGTGAGTTGCTCGTACGCATGCTGCAAGATCGATCGCGCGAATTGGTGTTGCAGCATTGCAATCACAAAATTGGCCATAACGGATTGCAATCGGCCATTAGCTTTATAAAACAAAATTTAACTAAGCCAATCTCAATTGAAATGTTATGTAAAAGTGCAGGTATGGGACGCAGTAAGTTATTTTTAGAATTTAAGCGCCAATTAGGCTGCACACCACAAGCTTTTATTGTTGAACAAAAGCTAACAGCGGCTGCAGCAAAACTTAAACAAGGAACTGCTGTTACTCAGGTATGCTACGACTACGGATTTAGCGAATTAAGCTACTTTAGCCGCCGATTTAAAAAAACATTTGGCTGCAGCCCAAGAACCTACCAAAACCAAACAGTTTAA
- a CDS encoding aldehyde dehydrogenase family protein, producing the protein MIYANPGHADAKVQFNEQYENYIGGEWVAPVDGKYFDNTTPVTGEVICRIPRSNGKDIELALDAAHKAKDAWAQTSVTERSNLLLKIADRIEQNLEMLAVAETWDNGKAVRETLAADLPLCVDHFRYYAGCIRAQEGSIGEIDNGTVAYHFHEPLGVVGQIIPWNFPLLMAAWKLAPALVAGNCVILKPAEQTPVSILKLMEVIGDLLPAGVLNVVNGFGAEAGQALATSTRIAKIAFTGSTPVGAHILKCAAENIIPSTVELGGKSPNIYFSDIMQQDEEYISKCVEGAVLAFFNQGEVCTCPSRLLVQEDIYDEFIARVIDRTKQIKRGNPLDTDTMVGAQASQEQFDKILSYLAIGKDEGAELLTGGGVEQVSEELGGGYYIQPTLFKGNNQMRIFRDEIFGPVVSVATFKDEAEALAIANDTEFGLGAGLWTKNMNLAYRMGRGIEAGRVWTNCYHHYPAHAAFGGYKKSGVGRETHKMMLEHYQNTKNLLVSYSDSPLGFF; encoded by the coding sequence ATGATTTACGCAAATCCAGGGCATGCAGATGCCAAAGTACAGTTTAATGAGCAGTATGAAAACTATATTGGTGGTGAGTGGGTTGCTCCTGTTGACGGCAAGTATTTCGACAATACAACACCGGTAACAGGAGAAGTCATTTGTCGTATACCTCGCTCTAACGGTAAAGATATTGAATTAGCCCTCGACGCAGCGCATAAGGCAAAAGATGCATGGGCACAAACATCGGTAACAGAACGTAGTAACTTGCTATTAAAAATAGCCGACCGTATTGAGCAGAATCTTGAAATGTTGGCAGTTGCAGAAACATGGGATAATGGTAAAGCAGTGCGCGAAACACTTGCTGCTGACCTACCACTGTGTGTTGATCACTTCCGCTACTATGCTGGCTGTATTCGCGCACAAGAAGGCTCAATTGGTGAAATAGATAATGGTACGGTGGCGTATCACTTTCATGAGCCTTTAGGCGTTGTTGGCCAAATTATCCCATGGAACTTTCCATTATTAATGGCGGCTTGGAAATTAGCGCCAGCACTTGTGGCTGGTAATTGCGTTATCTTAAAACCAGCGGAGCAAACTCCTGTATCAATTCTTAAGCTGATGGAAGTCATCGGTGATTTATTGCCAGCAGGTGTATTGAATGTGGTTAATGGTTTTGGCGCCGAAGCTGGACAAGCACTTGCAACCAGTACACGTATTGCAAAAATTGCGTTTACGGGATCGACGCCAGTTGGTGCGCATATTTTAAAATGCGCCGCAGAAAACATTATTCCATCCACCGTTGAACTTGGCGGTAAGTCACCGAATATATATTTTTCAGACATTATGCAGCAAGATGAAGAATATATTAGCAAGTGTGTTGAAGGGGCTGTGTTGGCGTTTTTCAACCAAGGTGAAGTGTGTACATGCCCATCTCGTCTCTTGGTGCAGGAAGACATTTATGATGAGTTTATTGCGCGTGTTATTGATCGCACTAAACAAATTAAGCGCGGTAATCCGCTTGATACAGATACTATGGTTGGTGCGCAAGCATCGCAAGAACAGTTTGATAAAATACTTAGTTACCTAGCGATTGGTAAAGACGAAGGCGCAGAGCTCTTAACGGGTGGTGGTGTTGAGCAAGTATCTGAAGAGCTAGGCGGCGGTTATTATATTCAACCAACCTTGTTTAAAGGTAACAACCAAATGCGCATTTTCCGCGATGAGATTTTTGGTCCTGTTGTCAGTGTTGCAACCTTTAAAGACGAAGCTGAGGCGCTAGCAATTGCTAACGACACTGAGTTTGGTTTAGGTGCAGGACTTTGGACTAAAAATATGAATCTTGCGTATCGCATGGGGCGTGGAATTGAAGCAGGACGTGTTTGGACTAATTGTTATCATCATTACCCAGCGCATGCGGCATTTGGTGGTTACAAAAAATCAGGTGTAGGTCGTGAAACTCATAAAATGATGCTTGAACACTATCAAAATACTAAAAACTTGTTGGTAAGCTATAGCGATAGTCCTTTAGGTTTCTTTTAA
- the deoD gene encoding purine-nucleoside phosphorylase, which translates to MVSFDQIEFAATPHLNAKQNDFAETILLPGDPLRAKYIAEHFLDDAVLVNDVRNMLGYTGYFQGKRISVMGSGMGIPSCSIYAKELITEYGVKNLIRVGSCGAVSNQVALRDIVIAMGACTDSKVNRMRFKGHDFAAIADFNLLNVCLAQASKTQLPVKVGNVFSSDLFYTPQPEMFELMDKMGILGVEMEAAGLYGVAAEFGANALTILTVSDHITHDTHLSSEERQTSFAEMITLALQTTANL; encoded by the coding sequence ATGGTCTCATTTGATCAAATTGAATTTGCAGCTACGCCGCACCTCAATGCAAAACAAAATGACTTTGCCGAAACCATTTTACTACCGGGCGATCCACTGCGTGCCAAATATATTGCCGAGCATTTTCTTGATGATGCTGTGTTAGTCAACGATGTACGTAATATGCTCGGCTATACAGGCTATTTTCAAGGTAAGCGAATTTCGGTTATGGGCTCTGGCATGGGCATCCCAAGTTGCTCAATTTATGCAAAAGAACTAATCACAGAATATGGTGTAAAAAACCTGATCCGCGTAGGCAGTTGTGGCGCGGTATCAAATCAAGTAGCACTACGAGACATCGTTATTGCCATGGGTGCCTGTACTGACTCAAAAGTTAATCGCATGCGCTTTAAAGGCCACGACTTTGCCGCAATTGCTGATTTTAACTTGCTGAACGTTTGTTTAGCACAAGCGAGTAAAACACAGTTACCAGTTAAAGTAGGCAATGTGTTTTCATCTGACCTATTCTATACACCGCAACCAGAAATGTTCGAGCTAATGGATAAAATGGGCATTTTAGGTGTCGAAATGGAAGCCGCGGGCCTTTACGGTGTTGCCGCAGAGTTCGGTGCAAATGCGTTAACCATTTTAACGGTTTCGGATCATATTACGCACGATACTCACCTAAGTAGTGAAGAAAGACAAACTTCCTTTGCTGAAATGATTACCTTGGCGTTACAAACAACCGCCAATTTATGA
- a CDS encoding glutathione peroxidase has product MKRLKNIILTSLLAPSLFAFSVSANECNDFTNQDVRKLRSKESINLCQFKDKPLLIVNTASNCGFTPQFEQLEALHKEYKEQGLVVLGFPSDSFFQEENDEKDTAEMCFINYGVTFNMMATSDVKGSDANPIFKHLANKTRSPSWNFNKYLVSKDRQTITHFGSRVKPQSDELKQAIEKAL; this is encoded by the coding sequence ATGAAACGTTTAAAAAATATTATTTTAACCTCTTTGCTCGCGCCATCTCTGTTTGCATTTTCGGTTTCGGCTAACGAGTGTAATGACTTTACTAATCAAGATGTCCGCAAACTACGCTCTAAAGAAAGCATCAATTTATGCCAGTTTAAAGATAAGCCACTATTGATTGTGAATACTGCAAGTAACTGCGGCTTTACACCTCAATTTGAACAACTTGAAGCGCTTCATAAAGAATATAAAGAACAAGGTTTAGTTGTGTTGGGTTTTCCATCTGATAGCTTCTTTCAAGAAGAAAATGATGAGAAAGACACCGCAGAAATGTGTTTTATCAATTACGGTGTGACGTTTAATATGATGGCAACGAGTGATGTAAAAGGCAGTGATGCTAATCCTATATTTAAACATTTAGCGAATAAAACGCGTTCGCCAAGTTGGAACTTTAATAAGTATTTGGTCAGTAAAGACCGTCAAACAATCACGCATTTTGGCTCTCGTGTAAAACCACAAAGTGATGAATTAAAGCAAGCGATAGAAAAAGCGCTTTGA
- a CDS encoding DUF6482 family protein: MRKDEFKNQIERHLLTPTIFGYADANHYLVGAEDEDGNFYSLSDEQDKIMVFNSMFEAETCLKSLGFTSASLHFQTAYDEMIGNDTSSDTRITISLGEQ, encoded by the coding sequence ATGCGTAAAGATGAGTTTAAAAATCAAATAGAAAGACATTTACTTACCCCAACCATTTTTGGCTATGCAGATGCCAATCATTATTTAGTTGGCGCAGAAGATGAAGACGGAAATTTTTATTCCCTTTCTGATGAGCAAGATAAAATCATGGTTTTTAACTCGATGTTTGAAGCTGAAACGTGTTTAAAGTCGCTAGGGTTTACCAGTGCAAGTCTGCATTTTCAAACAGCGTATGATGAGATGATTGGTAACGACACAAGCAGTGATACTCGCATTACAATCAGTTTAGGCGAGCAATAA
- a CDS encoding ACP phosphodiesterase — protein sequence MNYFAHLHLAHLTSTSLTGNLLGDFVKGSQLSFLPVELEVGIRLHRGIDSFTDAHPVCQQFKSEFKEIRRYAGVGLDILFDHLLAKLLDTKYQTLCTSFYQVLQAELALYGATLPEKYQTKTSRIINENWFASYSHQQGIELALHNTGKRFRNAVPLEILVDWYNVNSDRIESNFQLLYHDTTLFALGKRDELIARLN from the coding sequence TTGAATTATTTTGCACATTTACACTTGGCTCACTTAACATCGACTAGCTTAACTGGCAACTTACTTGGCGACTTTGTGAAAGGCAGTCAGCTTAGTTTTCTGCCGGTAGAGTTAGAGGTAGGAATACGTTTACATCGTGGCATCGATAGCTTTACAGACGCTCATCCTGTGTGCCAACAATTTAAAAGTGAGTTTAAAGAAATACGTCGTTATGCTGGTGTCGGGCTGGATATTTTATTTGATCATTTACTGGCAAAACTGCTAGATACTAAGTATCAAACTTTGTGCACCTCCTTCTATCAAGTTTTGCAAGCTGAGCTTGCTCTGTACGGAGCAACTTTGCCCGAAAAATACCAAACCAAAACGTCGCGTATTATTAACGAAAACTGGTTTGCTAGTTACAGTCATCAGCAAGGTATTGAACTCGCCCTGCATAACACAGGAAAACGATTCAGAAATGCTGTTCCACTCGAAATATTAGTGGATTGGTACAATGTTAATTCTGATCGCATAGAGTCAAACTTTCAATTGCTTTACCACGACACCACTTTGTTTGCTCTAGGCAAGCGAGACGAGCTTATTGCTCGCCTAAACTGA
- a CDS encoding thiol-disulfide oxidoreductase DCC family protein: MKNTVYYDAQCPLCSKEIALWRKLSGERFEFKDVHSQNFARQQRTNMLKVLHLRDEKGSWHIGLNANFKLWRSHPIGWVSYCFSIPGIYWLVNHFYNVWAERRYEKRYGCEQCQL, encoded by the coding sequence ATGAAGAACACTGTTTACTACGATGCACAATGCCCGCTTTGCAGCAAAGAAATTGCACTTTGGCGCAAGCTATCTGGCGAGCGGTTTGAATTTAAAGATGTCCATTCGCAAAACTTTGCTCGGCAACAACGAACCAATATGCTGAAGGTATTACACTTACGAGACGAAAAAGGCTCATGGCATATCGGGTTGAACGCAAACTTTAAACTGTGGCGCTCACACCCGATTGGCTGGGTCAGTTACTGTTTTTCAATTCCCGGTATTTATTGGCTGGTGAATCATTTTTATAATGTTTGGGCTGAACGTCGTTATGAAAAACGTTATGGCTGTGAACAGTGCCAACTTTAA
- the deoC gene encoding deoxyribose-phosphate aldolase: MTLNTQLDLTAAAKITLQCMDLTSLTGSESNDEISALCQQANNSAGHTAAICIYPQYIEFAKTQLNSDVKIATVTNFPHGEKNIDKAVSETKQAVSLGADEVDVVFPYRTLIDGDETLGFELVKQCKVVCGDTVLLKVIIESGELKSDELIASASRIAIDAGADFIKTSTGKVPVNATLNAAKIMLETIKESGKQVGFKAAGGVRTVTDAKQYIELAASIFDLDWVNPANFRFGASGLLGDVKTVLQINTATDSTQGDY; the protein is encoded by the coding sequence ATGACCTTAAACACCCAATTAGATTTAACAGCCGCGGCAAAAATTACCCTACAATGCATGGACTTAACCAGCTTAACTGGCTCGGAAAGCAATGACGAAATAAGTGCCCTTTGTCAGCAAGCAAACAATAGCGCAGGCCATACCGCAGCTATTTGCATTTACCCACAATACATTGAATTTGCTAAAACACAGCTCAATTCAGATGTGAAAATTGCAACAGTAACCAACTTTCCACATGGCGAAAAAAACATTGATAAAGCCGTGTCAGAGACCAAGCAAGCTGTAAGCTTAGGTGCCGATGAAGTGGATGTTGTATTTCCTTACCGCACACTTATTGACGGCGACGAAACGCTTGGATTTGAACTTGTAAAACAATGCAAAGTTGTCTGTGGTGACACTGTTTTATTAAAAGTGATCATTGAATCTGGCGAGCTAAAAAGCGACGAGCTTATTGCGAGTGCATCACGCATTGCTATTGATGCAGGCGCCGATTTTATTAAAACAAGTACGGGTAAAGTGCCCGTAAATGCCACATTAAATGCGGCAAAAATCATGTTAGAAACAATTAAAGAAAGTGGCAAACAAGTTGGCTTTAAAGCCGCTGGCGGTGTACGCACAGTGACGGATGCCAAACAATACATTGAACTTGCCGCCAGTATTTTTGACCTTGATTGGGTTAACCCTGCAAACTTCCGTTTTGGTGCATCAGGCTTATTAGGTGATGTAAAAACCGTATTGCAAATCAATACCGCAACAGATTCAACACAAGGAGACTATTAA